CTTCGACTCGCTCGGGCACACCCGCATGTCGCTGGTGCAGCACCACGAGAGCGCGGTGGAAGCGGTCATCGGCCTCAAGCGGCAGCAGGCGATGGGCCAGTTCGACCTGTTCGGCGCCGACGACTCGGCCGACAGCGCGGAGTCCTCGCCGCTGGCGCACCTGACCTTCAGCCCGGAGGAGTGGCCGCGCAAGCAGCTGCTGTCCTACGAGCGGGAGATGCTGGGCCTGTACGTCTCGGCGCACCCGCTCGACGGCGCCGAGCGCCTGCTGGCGCCCTACCAGGACACCAGCATCGCCGAGCTGGTCGGCGGGGAGCGGGAGGTCGGCGCGGGCAAGGACCAGATCAAGATCGCCGGGATGATCTCCGGCATCCAGCGCCGCATCAACAAGAACGGCCACCCGTGGGCCATCGTCACGCTGGAGGACCTGGACGCCAGCGTCGAGGTGCTGTTCTTCCCCAAGGCCTACGAGATGTTCGCCGACTGCCTGGTCGAGGACACCGCGCTGGCGGTCAAGGGCCGCGTCAACGAGCGCGAGGGCACCATCAGCGTCTTCGCCTCCGACGCGGTGCCGGTGGACATCTCCGCGGCGGAGACGGACCCGGGCACCGACCCGGCGTTCGTGATCAAGGTGCCGGTGAGCCGGGTGGACCAGTCGCTGGTGCAGGAGCTCAAGCGCACCCTGCAGGCGCACGCGGGGACCACCCCGGTGCACGTCAAGCTGCAGAGCCCGCGCGGGGTGACCCGCCTGGCGCTGTCCAGCGACTACTTCGTCTCCACCGAGAACGGCCTGCAGGGCGAGCTCAAGGGCCTGCTCGGGGCGGGCTGCTTCGAGTCGGTGTGATCCGGTGGGCGCTCCCCGGTGGCTGGGGGAGCGCCCGCGCTCGCTCGCGTGGTGGCGACGACGTACCGGCCAGGCTGAGGCGGTTCTCAGGTCCGGGTGACACGCGGCCGTGAACGGGGTTCACTGGGAGGAGCGGTCACCACTGCCGAGTGCGAAGGAAACCGATGTCCACCACCGAGGCGCGCACCGAAGAGCCCGTCTTCGACGCCGAGTTCGTCAACGACCTGCACGCGCGGTACGCCGAGATCCGCGGCACCACGCCGGTCCAGCGCATGCGCACCCAGAACGGCCTGCCGGTCTGGGTCATCACCCGGTACGCCGACGCCCGCGCCGCGCTGGCCGATCCCCGGCTGAGCAAGGAGGGCGCGCGGATCCGCGAGGTGATCAACGCGAACCTGCCGCCGGACTCCGACCGCCGGGCGTTCGACGACTCGTTGGCCGCGCACATGCTCAACACGGACCCGCCGGAGCACACCCGGCTGCGCAAGCTCGTGGTCAAGGCGTTCACCAGCCGCCGGGTGGAGGCCCTGCGCCCGCGGGTCGAGGAGATCACCGCGCGGCTGCTCGACGGGATGGCCGAGCGTTCCGAAGTGGACCTGCTGGACGCCTTCGCGTTCCCGCTGCCGATCCAGGTGATCTCCGAGCTGGTCGGCGTGGACCAGGAGCGCCGGGACGAGTTCCGGGCCTGGACCAACGACCTGGTGGACGCCGACCGCGACGCGGCGGGCAAGGCGGTCGTGGCGATGGCCCAGTACCTCGTCGAGCTCATCGCGGACAAGCGCACCCACCCCGGCGACGACCTGCTCACCGCGCTGATCCACGCCACCGAGGACGAGGACCGGCTCAGCGACCAGGAACTCGTCTCGATGGTGTTCCTGCTGCTGGTGGCCGGGCACGAGACCACCGTCAACCTCATCGGCAACGGGGTGCTGCACCTGCTGCGCCACCCCGAGCAGTGGGCGGCCCTGCGGGAGGACCCGGACCTGGTGGCCGGGGCGGTGGAGGAGATGCTGCGCTTCGACGGGCCGGTGACGCACGGGACCTTCCGCTTCACCACCGAGCCGCTGCCGGTCGGCGACCAGGTCATCCCCGCCGGGCAGGTCGTGTGGGTCGGGCTGGCGGCGGCCAACCGCGACCCGGAGCAGTTCCCGGAGCCGGACCGGTTCGACATCACCCGCGACGCGCACGGGCACCTCGCCTTCGGCCACGGCATCCACTTCTGCCTCGGCGCGCAGCTGGCCCGCCTGGAGGCGCAGGTCGCGCTGCGCGGGCTCGTCGAGCGGTTCCCGCACCTCAGCCCGGCGGCGCCGCTGGACGAGGTGCAGTGGCGCTTCAGCACCCTGATCCGCGGCCTGCGCGCCCTGCCGGTCCACCCGCACGGGAGCTGAGCGCTCACTCCGGGTCGCCGCGTTCGCCGAACCAGTGCGCGAGCTTGCCCCGCCGGCTGACCGCGCGCAGCCGGCGCTCCGCGGCGGCCCGGTGCTCCAGCGTGGTGACGACGAGCAGCTCGTCGCCCATCTCCAGGTAGGTGTCCGGCAGCGGGACGAAGGCGCGGCCGCCCCGCACGATCAGCGGGATCACCGAGGGCTCGGGCAACCGCAGCTCGACGACGGTCGTGTGGTGCAGCCGCGACCCCGGCGGCACGGTCATGGTCAGCAGCTCGGCGCCGACGACGTTGAGCGGCACCGACTCGACCTGGAGCTCCCGGGTGACCTCGCGGGGGATGATGCCCAGCAGCCGGGCCAGCGGGCGCAGGCCGGGGCCCTGCACCAGGGTGAAGACCACGACCAGCACGAACACGATGTCCAGCACCCGCTCGCTGCCCGGCACGCCCTGCACGATCGGGTAGGTCGCCAGCACGATCGGCACCGCGCCGCGCAACCCGGCCCAGGACAGGAACACCTGTTCCCGCCACGGGACGCGGAAGGGCAGCAGCGACACCACGACCGACAGCGGGCGGGCCACCAGCAGCAGCACCAGGCCGACGACCAGCGCGGGCAGCACCAGGGCGGGCAGCTCGCTCGGCGTGACCAGCAGGCCGAGCAGCACGAACAGCCCGATCTGCGCGAGCCAGCCGAGGCCCTCGGCGAAGGAGCGGGTCGCCGCGCGGTGCGGCAGCCGCCCGGTGTTGGCCAGCACCACGCCCGCCAGGTAGGCCGCCAGGAACCCGCTGGCCTGCGCGGCCCCGCCGGCGGCGAAGGCGACGAGGCCGAGCCCGAACGTCGCCACCGGGTACAGCCCCGAGGCGGGCAGCGCCAGCCGCGGCAGCACCTGCGCGCCGGTCCAGCCGATGAGCAACCCCATGATCCCGCCGATGACCAGCTGGTAGACCAGGTTCCCCGTGATCTCCAGCGGCGAGGGTTCCAGCGGGACGGTGCTGAACAGCAGCACGAAGATCACCGTCGGGGCGTCGTTGAACCCCGACTCGGCCTCCAGCAGCCCGGCGAGCCGGCGCGGCAGCGGCAGCACCCGCAGCACGGAGAACACCGCCGCCGCGTCGGTGGACGACACGATCGCGCCGAGCAGCAGCGACACCTGCCAGTCGATGCCGAGCAGCAGGTGCGCGCCCAGGGCCGTGATGACCACGCTGGCCCCGACGCCCACGGTGGCGAGCACCCCGGCGGGCACGATGACCCGTCTGATGTCGGTCCACCGGGTGGTCAGCCCGCCCTCGACGAGGATGACCGCGAGCGCCGCCGTGCCCAGGTTCTGCGCGAGCTGCGCGTCGTGGAACTCGATGCCGAGCACGTCCTCGCCGAGCACCACGCCGAGCGCGAGGTACAGCAGCAGGCTGGGGAGCCCGAGCCGGGAGGCGAGCAGCGCGGCCATCGCCCCGGTGAGGACCACGAGGCCGCTGACGAGCAGCACCACGTAC
This region of Saccharopolyspora hordei genomic DNA includes:
- a CDS encoding cytochrome P450 family protein — encoded protein: MSTTEARTEEPVFDAEFVNDLHARYAEIRGTTPVQRMRTQNGLPVWVITRYADARAALADPRLSKEGARIREVINANLPPDSDRRAFDDSLAAHMLNTDPPEHTRLRKLVVKAFTSRRVEALRPRVEEITARLLDGMAERSEVDLLDAFAFPLPIQVISELVGVDQERRDEFRAWTNDLVDADRDAAGKAVVAMAQYLVELIADKRTHPGDDLLTALIHATEDEDRLSDQELVSMVFLLLVAGHETTVNLIGNGVLHLLRHPEQWAALREDPDLVAGAVEEMLRFDGPVTHGTFRFTTEPLPVGDQVIPAGQVVWVGLAAANRDPEQFPEPDRFDITRDAHGHLAFGHGIHFCLGAQLARLEAQVALRGLVERFPHLSPAAPLDEVQWRFSTLIRGLRALPVHPHGS
- a CDS encoding potassium/proton antiporter: MSLQQLYVVLLVSGLVVLTGAMAALLASRLGLPSLLLYLALGVVLGEDVLGIEFHDAQLAQNLGTAALAVILVEGGLTTRWTDIRRVIVPAGVLATVGVGASVVITALGAHLLLGIDWQVSLLLGAIVSSTDAAAVFSVLRVLPLPRRLAGLLEAESGFNDAPTVIFVLLFSTVPLEPSPLEITGNLVYQLVIGGIMGLLIGWTGAQVLPRLALPASGLYPVATFGLGLVAFAAGGAAQASGFLAAYLAGVVLANTGRLPHRAATRSFAEGLGWLAQIGLFVLLGLLVTPSELPALVLPALVVGLVLLLVARPLSVVVSLLPFRVPWREQVFLSWAGLRGAVPIVLATYPIVQGVPGSERVLDIVFVLVVVFTLVQGPGLRPLARLLGIIPREVTRELQVESVPLNVVGAELLTMTVPPGSRLHHTTVVELRLPEPSVIPLIVRGGRAFVPLPDTYLEMGDELLVVTTLEHRAAAERRLRAVSRRGKLAHWFGERGDPE